The sequence below is a genomic window from Flavobacteriales bacterium.
GATTGTTTCTGGTGTAGGTGTTATCTTTAATTTGGCCATTTCTTCATATTGAGAAGTAGAAAAATGGATTAAATTATAAGGATTGTTTTCCATTTTAGGGAGCCAGTAAATAATAAATTCATTGGCTTCTTTTCTGTTAAGTCGTAGTTAACTACTTCTTTAATTCGTCCATTTTCGGATATATGGTTCCATGCACCAATTTTATACGAGTAATTTTCATCTGCCCCAAAACGATGCTTGGCCTTAATGCCAATCCATTTAATATCTCCCGATGCGTAGGTAGTCTTTTTTAAATCGACTTCAATAAATTCAAATCGAGACTCCATGCCAAGAACTCGTTTGTAATAAGCAGAATATAATTTGTCAGTTGGTTGCTTTTGCAATTCATTACTAACGATATCCGATTTGCTTAATTCTGTTGTCTGTTTCTTTCTTTTTATAGGCTCATGCCCATTGTGTAATCTAACCGTATTCTCAATCTGTCTAGGCAATACAAATTGATTAAAAATTGTGTTATCGAATATTTGAATTCCAAAGGATGCGATGAAAGGCATTATAATGGGTTTGTCTGTATTGCCAGATAGAATGTCGCTTGGCCCAACACCATTTTTAAACGCCATAAACAAATTGTAAACGCCATATGCACTTGCCACACTAGCGCTTAGTTTGAAAAACTTACTGAACATTCTCCATCCTCGATACTTAGAAAATTGCTTCCTAACTATTGGGTCATCGCTAAGAATTGACTTGATATTTTTAGGTTTAACTAATTGAATATCTAGGTTTCCTCTACAGAAATAGTAGTTAATTAAAGGAGGGGTAGCGAGTCCTAATTTCCGCTTTGCATTATCCAGTGGTGTTTTGTTTTTACCTTCTCTAAATAAATTTATTTTACCTCGTTCAACATTAAGGGCAAATTCATTTGATCCACCATTAAGGTAGTTTTTTAAATTGGCCATGTAAAAATTGCCAGTTTGATAAAATTTTATATTATCGATATCGTATTTATTCTCATCTCCCATGAGATATATGTCTCGAAATTTCTTGACGTAATCTACTTTGAAATGGTTCACTTTAGTTCCTGAAAAAAGGATTACGAAATCTGTTTTGTTTCCTTGAGCTCCAACTTGAGTTGAGAAAAGAGAACTTAGAATTATTAGGAGATAGAATATGGGTAAACTATGATTTTTCAGGTGTCTTGGTTTTCGTCATCAATTAATCGACGATTTGTTTAACGCATCAAATTTACTTGATTTGGACTACTTGAAATACTTTAGAATCAAAAAAAATGCAGTATTGCCATGTAGCAATACTGCATTTAATAGAATGTTTTTTGTTCCGAAAGAATTAGTGGGTTTATTTGGCCGCTTCGGCTGCTGCCGCCTCTGCCTCTTCTATTAACCACATGAAATAATATCCTTTATGAACTTCATTTCGATTTGGCTCTGCTGTATGGTATTCTGTTGGCCCGTTTTCAGTCATGTAATCTGGGTTATCAGCAATCCAGGATTTTAGTGCTCCTCTTTGGGCATCCATATAGGCTGCCAAAGTATCCATTCCGTTCTTGCCAGCTATTTCAAGATCTGCATACGCAATTGATAATGGCTCGTGCAGCGTTAACATTTTTAAAAGAGGTAAATCCTCCTTGGGAGCTAGTTCGTAGATTGCTTCAAATTCAGCTATGTAATGTCCCCAAGCAGCAACAACATCCATTAATGATTTGAAGTCGTTTGTATCCAGGTCTCTTCCCCAAGACTCACCTGCAGTAGCAACAACATCGTACGGATCTGGGTGTAAGTCATATTTTAAGATTAAAGGGTAGATAGAGCTGCCAGAAAATGCTTCAATTCTTGCAAGAAGTTCTACTCTTTCTCTTTCGTATTCATTCGTATATTTTTTTGAATGCCAAACTAGACCAACATACCCAGACTGTTCTTCGTTGTAGAATCTTAACAGCATAGATAAATAATTTTCGCCATAATAGTTTTTGTCAACTTTTGTGAATCGCGGATCTGTTACATAGTGACCTCTTTGTAGAGTTTGCGATGTCTTAACTTCTTTAGTTTCTTCTGAAGAAGATGTTTTTGCTTTTTCGCCAGCTTGCGTCGAACTTCCAATTATAGCATAAAGTGTACATAATACCAGAAGAGCTTTTAAATCTTTCATAATGCGTTTGATTGAGTTTTATTTTTTTAATGGAACATGAATTTAGTATAATTCAGCTTGCTACGCAAGAGTTAGTTCTATTGATACCTGAAGTGAGTTACGGCTACTTTTTGATTGCGACGATCGGTTCTAACTTCTTTCTTTTTCAATCCCTTGTCGTCATAAAACAAAACGGTTGAAGTGTATTTTTCAGGGTAGGCACCAAAGTATTGTTTGGTACTATCCAATTTGTAAGCCGTGCTGTAAAAGTATAGCGATTCATTTTTCATTTTCTTATCAGGGTAGCCTAATTCTATCTTGCGTTTTAAATTTTCAAATTCGTCGTATTCAAATTCGATCGTAGTTTTCTTTATTTCATTTTCAAAAACAGAGGAACTCTTTTCTTTGCCATTTTTATCCAGTTCCGTGATTTCTTTTAATACTATGTTGTTCTTGGAATTACGATTAATCACTGTTTTAAATCGATTATTCTTATCGTAAATGTAATCTTGTGAGTGACTTAGTTTTCCTTTTTTGTCGTAGTATTTTATGGTTTTGATCTGTCCTTTTTTGTCGAAGGCAGTATTTGAAAGCGGTTGTTTTTTATCGTTTTGAATAACTGTTTTAAGGAACTTGTCTTTTTTATGGGAAGAAATAGTTTCGCTGAGCAAAACTCCGGCTTCATCGCATTTGAATTTTTTTGTGCAAGTAGTTATTCCATCGTCAGAGTAAGCGTATTGAAGTAATATGTTACCATTATCACAATACACGAATTTGGTTTTGTTGTATCCTTCAGAATTTAAGACCGACATTGAACTGTACATGCCTTGTTCGCTTAGAATGGTATCTATGCCGAGCATTACATACAATTCTTGTTGACTGTACGAAGTTTGTTGCGCGTGCAATAGTGAAGGTGTTATTAGTAGTACTAACAGTAAATACCTTTTGGAAATTAAATTATAACTAGGCAATAGTTGAATTGTCAGAAAAACTCTTCTCATTCATTATCCATGTCCACATACCTAGAAAGTAACCAACAAATGAAAATGTAGTAATTACTGTAAATAATTTGAAAAGAAAAGAGTTGGTTAAATAAGTAGAAGATTCAAAAAAGGTTCCCCCATTTGTAAATCCAATTAAGATAATAAATGCTAAAACAGAAGGTATTCCCCAAGCCAAAATCCCGTTTCGAAAAACGTATTTGGCTTTGCCTAGTAATCTAGTTTCACTCCAATTTTTTTGAGCTCTCATTACATGCGTTGTTAGCTATTAAGTTGTGAATTTACGCTATAAATAGACCAATATTGAAGAGGGCCTAATCATAGTTTTCAACATTAATTACTTAGTAATTAACAACTTGTGAAAGTCGAAGCAGAGTGGAGAGGTATGCTATATGATAGGAATAATTTAAGCGATAGTGAAGTCTGGTAACGAATTTCGAACAGATATTATTCTATTCTTTAAGTGTTTCAACAGACTTTACTGAAGGCACAGCTTTTTTGATTGCCTCTTCTAATCCGAAGAGTGTAGAGGGACTCATCCCACAATCGCGGCACGCACCAATCAAGTTTATTTTAACAACATTATCGGCAGTTATCCCAATAAATCGGACGTCTCCACCGTCCTTTTGC
It includes:
- a CDS encoding NifU family protein codes for the protein MDETRQKIEDAINRYRPFLQKDGGDVRFIGITADNVVKINLIGACRDCGMSPSTLFGLEEAIKKAVPSVKSVETLKE